GCGCCTGGCCGAGCGCAGCGACGCGCACCTCGTAGTCAAGCGCGACCTCGGCTCGGATTCGCTGCAGCGCTGGCTCGCCGCGACGTTCGCGGACGGCTTCAGCGTCCATCGCACGGCGACGGGGAAGGGCTACCGCGTGCTCAAGGTGCGCCGACACGGCTCCCCTCCCACCGAGCCGGTGCAGCTTCCCGAGGTCTGACCCTCACTCCCCCGCCGCGTCGGCCTCGGCCAGCGCCGCGCGCAGGAGGTCGGGGGTGTCGACGTCCATCGCCTCGCGCGCGCCGATCGTCACGCGCGCCGGCTCGACGTCGTCGTACAGGATCCGCAGGGGGCGGTCGGCCGGATCGCCCAGCCGCGCGAGCCGCTCGCGCAGCAGCGCCTCGGGCCACGCGGCGCACAGGGGCTGCATCCGCCCGTCCCCGTCGACGGCGACCGCGGGCGCAGCCTGGGCGAGGGCATGCAGCGTGGCGGGCGTGACGTACGGCATGTCGCCGCCGAGCAGCAGGATCACGCCGCCGCTGGCCGGATCGAGCGCCGCGACGCCCGCGGCGACGGCCGCGAGCGGTCCTGCGAAGGGCGGATCCTCGCGGACGACCGCGACGCCGTCCGGCACACCCGCCGGGTCGCCGACCACCAGCGGATCGGCCCCCGCGGCGCGCAGCGCGGAGATCGCGCGCGCCACGATCGGGACGCCGCCGATCGAGATGGCGGGCTTGTGCCTGCCGCCCAGGCGCGACGACCGCCCGCCCGCCAGCACGATGCCGCGCAGGGGCGTCATGTCAGGCCAGGGTGACGGTACCGGAGTAGACGAGCACGGCGGGCCCGGACAGCGCGACGTGCTCGCCGTCCTGGGCGGGGAACATCCGGACGCCGAGCGTCCCGCCCGGCACCTCGACGCGCCAATGGTCGGGCGCGCTGCGCCCGGCCCAGTCGCGCACGGCGAGCGCCGTCGCGGCGACGCCCGTGCCGCAGCTGAGCGTCTCCCCGACGCCGCGCTCGAAGACACGCATCCGGACGTGTCCGACGCCGTCCTTCACGAGCGGCTCGCGCGGCACGACGAACTCCACGTTCGCGCCGTGCGGCGGCTCGGGATCGATGATCGGCCGGGAGGCGAGCTCGAGGCCGTCGAGCTCCTCGTCCGATGCGAGCGCGACGACCACGTGCGGGTTGCCGACGTCGATGCCGAGCCCCGGACGCGCCACGCTGAGGCCCTTCGCCGCGACGAGCGGATCGCCCGGCTCGGCGCGCCAGCGGCCGAGGTCCACCTGGTAGCCGCTGTCGCTGCGCATCACGTCGCGGACGCCGGCGCGCGTGCCGATGGGCAGCGTCGATCCGGCGGGCAGCTCGGCAAGCCCTGCCTGCAGCAGGTAGTGGGCGAAGACGCGCACGCCGTTGCCGCACATCTCGGCCTTCGAGCCGTCGGCGTTGCGGTAGTCCATGAACCACTCGGCGTCGGGCTCCTCGGCGAGCGACGCGGCGCCCTCCGGGATGCGCGCCGAGCGCACCACCCGCAGCAGGCCGTCGGCGCCGATGCCGAACCGGCGATCGCACAGGGCGGCGATCTGCGCGTCGCTCAAGTCGAGCTCGCCGTCGGGGTCGGCGACGATCACGAAGTCGTTCCCCGTGCCGTGGCCCTTGGTGAAGGCGATCTCGGTCATTCGTCCAGTCTATTTGCGCTCGGGAGCGGAAGATCCGGCCGGCTCAGCGGAGCACGTACACGGCATGCGCGTCGTCGCCCTCCCCATCGGTGCCCCAGCCCGCGCTGCGTCGCGCTCGGCTCAGTCGTCGGGGATCAGGCGGCGGCCGGTCACCCGTGTCATCTCGCGCCGGTAGCCGATCGCGTCGTAGTACTCCAGCACCGGTTCGTTGTCGGCGCGCACCATCAGCATGACCTTGGGACAGCCGAGCGCCTCCAGCCGCGCCTCCGCCTCGGCGATCAGGCGGCGGCCGATGCCCTCGCCGCGGCGCTGCGACGCGGTCGCCAGGTAGTAGAGCCAGCCGCGATGCCCGTCGTACCCGGCCATGACGGATCCGACGACCTCGCCGCCGTCCGCCGCGACCAGCAG
The Microbacterium sp. JZ31 genome window above contains:
- a CDS encoding GNAT family acetyltransferase; this translates as MTVDIRSFAAADEGAVVALWREAGLTRPWNDPHADIARARAVWPNLLLVAADGGEVVGSVMAGYDGHRGWLYYLATASQRRGEGIGRRLIAEAEARLEALGCPKVMLMVRADNEPVLEYYDAIGYRREMTRVTGRRLIPDD
- the dapF gene encoding diaminopimelate epimerase, whose amino-acid sequence is MTEIAFTKGHGTGNDFVIVADPDGELDLSDAQIAALCDRRFGIGADGLLRVVRSARIPEGAASLAEEPDAEWFMDYRNADGSKAEMCGNGVRVFAHYLLQAGLAELPAGSTLPIGTRAGVRDVMRSDSGYQVDLGRWRAEPGDPLVAAKGLSVARPGLGIDVGNPHVVVALASDEELDGLELASRPIIDPEPPHGANVEFVVPREPLVKDGVGHVRMRVFERGVGETLSCGTGVAATALAVRDWAGRSAPDHWRVEVPGGTLGVRMFPAQDGEHVALSGPAVLVYSGTVTLA
- the mobA gene encoding molybdenum cofactor guanylyltransferase, which translates into the protein MTPLRGIVLAGGRSSRLGGRHKPAISIGGVPIVARAISALRAAGADPLVVGDPAGVPDGVAVVREDPPFAGPLAAVAAGVAALDPASGGVILLLGGDMPYVTPATLHALAQAAPAVAVDGDGRMQPLCAAWPEALLRERLARLGDPADRPLRILYDDVEPARVTIGAREAMDVDTPDLLRAALAEADAAGE